From one Trifolium pratense cultivar HEN17-A07 linkage group LG1, ARS_RC_1.1, whole genome shotgun sequence genomic stretch:
- the LOC123910961 gene encoding receptor-like protein kinase — MEHHLVLLLCFSTLLYASSALNFEGLALLSLLSHMNVVSPIINSTWKSSDSTPCSSWKGVECDHALNVITLNLTDYSISGQLGSGIGKLIHLQTLDLSLNDFSGEIPSELSNCSKLQYMDLSSNNFSGEIPQSLFQLNHLTDLYLFNNILSGSIPANIGNCSQLSSVILDSNRLDGVLPESLNDLKELIYLSLNSNNLGGTIQFGLKNCKNLNILSLSDNKFIGSIPSSLGNCSGLTEFYASFNNLEGSIPSSLGLLHNLTNLLIPNNLLSGNIPPQIGNCKSLKLLHLYFNELEGEIPSELGKLSKLLELQLFQNHLVGEIPLSIWKIQSLEHVLVYNNSLYGELPLEMTELKNLKNISLFNNRFSGVIPQSLGINSSLVWLDFTFNMFNGTLPPNLCFGKQLELLDMGGNQFIGSIPSDVGRCTTLTRVRLEDNNFSGRLPDFEKNPNFSFMSLRNNSINGTIPSSLSNCTNLSLLDLSTNSLTGFVPLELGNLVNLQSLDLSFNNLEGPLPPQLSKCTKMISFDVGFNFLNGSFPSSFRSWTALATLILSENNFSEGIPTFLSEFENLNDLKLGGNNFGGNIPKSIGELQSLSYDLNLSANGLVGELPREIGNLKSLVNLDLSWNNLTGSIQVLDELSSLSELNISYNSLEGSVSQKLTNLSNSSSSFLGNPGLCVSLLLSNGLNFSRSSHLKLCNQDAVKSKGHSKLAIVMIALGSSIFVVLLLGLIYIFLVRKSKQEAIVTEENDLLKKVMKATENLNDEYIIGRGAEGVVYKAVIGPDNILAVKKLVFGENERKRLSMLREIKTLSQIRHRNLVRLEGVWLRENYGLISYKYMPNGSLYEVLHEKNPPQSLKWNVRNKIAVGIAQGLAYLHYDCDPVIVHRDIKTSNILLDSDMEPHIADFGLAKLLDQSSSSTSTQSINVSGTLGYIAPENAYTTVMGKESDVYSYGVVLLELISRKKAIDSSFMEGMDIVSWVRSLWEETGVVDEIVDSELANEISRYNSNVMKEVTKVLLVAFKCTERDPRRRPTMREVIKNL; from the exons ATGGAGCATCACTTAGTGTTGCTTCTTTGTTTTTCTACATTGTTATATGCTTCTTCTGCATTGAATTTTGAGGGTTTGGCTCTATTGTCACTCTTGAGCCACATGAATGTTGTTTCTCCTATCATAAACTCCACATGGAAATCCTCTGATTCCACTCCATGTTCTTCATGGAAAGGAGTAGAATGTGATCATGCTTTAAATGTAATAACTCTAAATCTAACTGATTATTCAATTTCTGGTCAATTAGGATCTGGAATTggaaaattaattcaccttCAAACCCTAGATTTGTCACTTAATGATTTCTCAGGAGAAATTCCTTCAGAATTAAGCAATTGTAGTAAGCTTCAGTACATGGATCTTTCTTCAAACAACTTCAGTGGTGAAATTCCTCAATCCTTGTTTCAACTTAATCATTTGACAGATTTGTATCTCTTCAATAATATCTTAAGTGGTTCAATTCCTGCTAATATTGGAAATTGTAGTCAATTGAGTTCCGTAATTTTGGACTCGAATCGATTGGATGGAGTTCTTCCTGAGAGTCTAAACGATCTAAAAGAACTTATTTACCTAAGCCTCAATAGTAATAATCTTGGAGGTACCATTCAATTCGGGTTGAAAAATTGCAAAAACTTAAATATTCTGAGTCTTTCAGACAATAAATTTATTGGTAGTATTCCATCAAGTTTAGGGAATTGTAGTGGTCTAACAGAATTCTATGCCTCATTTAATAACTTAGAGGGTAGCATACCATCAAGTTTAGGTTTACTTCACAACCTTACTAATCTACTGATTCCGAACAATCTTTTGTCTGGGAATATACCTCCACAGATTGGTAATTGTAAGTCATTGAAACTGTTACATTTGTATTTCAATGAACTTGAGGGGGAAATTCCTAGTGAGTTGGGAAAGTTGAGTAAATTACTCGAGCTTCAATTGTTCCAAAACCATTTGGTAGGTGAAATTCCACTTAGCATATGGAAAATTCAAAGCCTTGAGCATGTCCTTGTGTATAATAATAGTCTATACGGGGAGCTACCTTTAGAGATGACCGAGCTCAAAAATCTCAAGAACATCTCATTGTTTAACAACCGATTCTCGGGAGTTATACCTCAAAGCTTAGGAATTAATAGCAGTTTGGTGTGGTTGGATTTTACGTTTAACATGTTCAATGGTACACTTCCACCAAATCTTTGTTTTGGAAAGCAATTAGAATTGCTGGATATGGGTGGTAATCAATTTATTGGAAGCATACCTTCTGATGTAGGAAGGTGTACAACTCTCACAAGGGTGAGACTCGAGGATAATAATTTTTCCGGGCGTCTTCCTGATTTTGAAAAGAATCCAAATTTCTCGTTCATGAGCCTCAGAAACAACAGTATCAACGGAACAATTCCGTCAAGTTTGAGTAACTGCACAAATCTCTCTCTCTTAGATTTGTCCACAAACAGCTTAACGGGTTTTGTACCCTTAGAGCTTGGAAACCTTGTGAATCTTCAGAGTTTGGATCTTTCTTTCAATAATTTGGAAGGTCCTTTGCCACCTCAACTTTCAAAGTGTACCAAAATGATTAGTTTTGATGTGGGATTCAATTTCCTTAATGGTTCGTTTCCATCGAGTTTTCGGAGCTGGACAGCATTAGCCACTTTAATTCTTAGTGAGAATAATTTTAGTGAGGGAATCCCAACTTTCTTGTCAGAATTTGAAAATCTCAATGACTTAAAACTTGGTGGAAATAACTTTGGAGGAAATATTCCGAAATCAATTGGAGAATTGCAGAGTTtgtcatatgatttgaatcTAAGTGCTAATGGACTAGTAGGTGAGCTCCCTAGGGAGATAGGAAACCTGAAGAGTCTGGTAAACCTGGATCTATCTTGGAACAATTTGACAGGAAGCATACAAGTTCTCGACGAGCTAAGTTCATTATCCGAACTGAACATCTCATACAATTCTTTAGAAGGTTCAGTATCACAAAAACTGACGAACTTATCGaattcttcttcatcatttttggGCAATCCGGGCCTGTGTGTTAGCCTTTTGTTATCCAATGGCTTGAATTTCTCAAGAAGTAGCCATTTAAAGCTATGTAATCAAGATGCCGTAAAATCAAAAGGTCACAGTAAACTTGCAATTGTGATGATAGCACTTGGATCCTCGATATTTGTGGTGCTCTTGCTAGgactaatttatatatttttagtcagAAAGTCTAAACAGGAAGCCATCGTCACCGAAGAAAATGACCTTCTCAAGAAAGTGATGAAAGCTACAGAGAATCTAAATGATGAGTATATTATAGGCAGAGGTGCTGAAGGAGTTGTTTACAAAGCTGTAATAGGTCCAGACAATATTTTGGCAGTGAAGAAACTTGTATTTGGCGAGAACGAACGAAAACGCTTAAGCATGTTAAGAGAAATCAAAACACTTTCACAGATTAGGCATAGAAATTTGGTGAGACTTGAAGGTGTTTGGTTGAGAGAAAACTATGGTCTAATCTCATACAAATACATGCCAAATGGAAGCCTTTATGAAGTTTTGCACGAGAAGAATCCACCGCAATCGTTAAAATGGAATGTCAGGAATAAGATAGCTGTTGGAATTGCTCAAGGATTGGCTTATCTTCATTATGACTGTGATCCTGTCATAGTTCATAGAGACATCAAAACAAGCAACATACTTTTAGATTCTGACATGGAGCCTCATATTGCTGATTTCGGCCTAGCTAAGCTTTTGGATCAGTCTTCTAGTTCTACCTCAACACAGTCAATAAATGTTTCTGGTACACTCGGTTACATCGCACCAG AGAATGCATATACAACTGTAATGGGAAAGGAATCTGATGTATACAGTTATGGGGTGGTTTTGCTTGAGTTGATATCAAGAAAGAAGGCAATAGATTCATCATTTATGGAAGGAATGGATATTGTTTCTTGGGTGAGATCATTGTGGGAGGAAACAGGAGTTGTTGATGAAATTGTTGATTCAGAACTTGCCAATGAAATTTCTAGATATAATTCAAATGTGATGAAGGAAGTAACCAAGGTGCTTTTGGTGGCTTTCAAATGTACAGAAAGGGATCCACGTAGGAGACCTACAATGAGAGAAGTTATCAAGAATTTGTAG
- the LOC123888215 gene encoding uncharacterized protein LOC123888215: MQKAKHLLWRIVKGCLPTRMRLQERRVPCSLLCPLCNQHNEDDWHVFFGCATSHQARQAAGLEQIITPRLQQFCSVADMIFSICLTENKETAGTFAMLVGILWNNRNNCVWNDNNEPGTSLGVKTRHLWNEWFSVAQVQQNRSQIAQQQQDTRWQKPVQGWYKRNVDAAFHKERNRSSFGWCLRDDEGRFVMAETTWLNGNCSIIEGESIALLEALKVLEQRGISHVIFETDSKSVVDAIHNLRSGSSEFSSIICLIKNTLLCNPNFKVKFIKRQANMVAHTLARAAISWSSRCTFESIPTCILSLLNNEMR; encoded by the coding sequence ATGCAAAAGGCTAAACATCTTCTATGGAGGATAGTTAAAGGATGTTTACCTACCCGTATGAGATTACAAGAAAGACGTGTTCCTTGTTCGCTATTATGTCCACTTTGTAATCAACATAATGAAGACGATTGGCATGTGTTTTTCGGGTGTGCAACCAGTCATCAAGCTCGGCAGGCAGCAGGACTAGAACAGATCATCACGCCAAGATTGCAGCAGTTCTGCAGTGTAGCAGACATGATTTTTAGCATCTGTTTGACAGAAAACAAAGAAACAGCAGGTACTTTCGCAATGTTGGTAGGGATACTTTGGAATAATAGGAATAATTGCGTTTGGAATGATAATAATGAACCGGGAACAAGCTTAGGAGTTAAGACTCGACACCTATGGAATGAGTGGTTCTCGGTTGCACAGGTACAGCAGAATAGGAGTCAAATTGCACAACAGCAGCAGGATACACGTTGGCAAAAACCAGTCCAAGGATGGTACAAGCGCAATGTTGATGCGGCTTTTCACAAAGAGCGAAACAGGTCCAGTTTTGGTTGGTGTCTTCGTGATGATGAGGGACGCTTTGTTATGGCTGAAACAACGTGGTTGAATGGGAACTGCTCCATTATAGAAGGAGAATCCATAGCCTTACTTGAAGCATTGAAAGTATTGGAACAAAGAGGCATATCTCATGTTATATTTGAGACGGATTCCAAAAGTGTGGTGGATGCAATTCATAATTTACGCAGCGGTAGCTCTGAGTTTAGTTCTATTATTTGCCTTATTAAAAATACTCTCTTATGTAATCCAAACTTTAAGGTCAAGTTTATTAAGCGGCAAGCGAACATGGTTGCTCACACActtgctagggcggccattTCTTGGTCTAGTCGTTGTACCTTTGAGTCGATACCTACTTGTATTCTTTCtttattgaataatgaaatgagatag
- the LOC123910823 gene encoding nudix hydrolase 26, chloroplastic isoform X1, translated as MSICRFGYSPVNHICSFPKYPHKLVKFPSLPLSALSRSSSSTMEAPPEGYRRNVGICLINTHKKVFAASRLDIPNSWQMPQGGIDEGEDPRSAAIRELREETGVSSAEVIAEAPFWLTYDFPPKVRERLNIQWGTDWKGQAQKWFLFKFTGQDQEINLLGDGTEKPEFGEWSWISPEQVIDLAVDFKKPVYKEVLAAFAPHLQ; from the exons ATGTCTATATGCCGATTCGGCTATTCTCCTGTGAACCATATTTGTTCTTTCCCGAAATACCCTCACAAACTCGTTAAATTCCCTTCGCTGCCACTTTCTGCACTCTCGCGTTCTTCGTCATCAACGATGGAAGCTCCTCCAGAAGGTTATCGCAGAAACGTTGGAATCTGTCTCATCAATACTCACAAAAAG GTTTTCGCGGCTTCAAGATTGGATATTCCAAATTCATGGCAAATGCCTCAG GGTGGTATTGATGAAGGTGAGGATCCTAGAAGTGCTGCTATTAGAGAACTAAGAGAAGAAACTGGAGTTAGTTCAGCAGAAGTCATTGCTGAG GCACCTTTCTGGTTAACTTATGACTTCCCACCAAAAGTCAGGGAGAGATTAAATATTCAGTGGGGAACTGATTGGAAGGGGCAGGCACAAAAATG GTTTCTTTTTAAGTTCACTGGGCAAGATCAAGAAATCAATCTTTTGGGTGATGGTACCGAGAAACCTGAGTTTGGGGAATGGTCATGGATATCACCAGAACAAGTAATTGACCTT GCAGTGGATTTCAAGAAGCCTGTCTACAAGGAAGTCCTTGCAGCGTTTGCTCCACATCTGCAATAA
- the LOC123911211 gene encoding RING-H2 finger protein ATL70-like, with protein sequence MNNTSNNSENPSEKSTTLPYYYIGFSFAFILFVIFIPIYFSYCNHTNSRNRHQSAAGSNNRTVVFMERDHTTEVNIEEREATLNSYPVLLYSEIKLHKPADSTSLICSICLADYKDSEWLRLLSDCGHFFHKECVATWFRLNMSCPMCRNSPLPTSLAQVTPVVNYT encoded by the coding sequence ATGAACAACACTTCCAATAATTCTGAAAACCCTTCAGAAAAATCAACTACATTACCATATTATTACATTGGATTTTCTTTTGCATTTATCCTTTTTGTGATCTTCATACCTATCTATTTCAGTTACTGTAACCATACGAATTCGCGAAACAGACACCAATCTGCTGCCGGCAGCAACAACAGGACAGTGGTCTTTATGGAGAGAGATCATACAACTGAAGTGAATATTGAAGAACGAGAAGCTACCCTTAATAGTTACCCCGTTTTGTTGTACTCTGAAATCAAGCTTCATAAGCCTGCAGATTCAACATCACTCATTTGCTCAATTTGTTTGGCAGATTATAAAGATTCAGAGTGGTTGCGACTCTTATCTGATTGTGGTCACTTTTTTCATAAGGAATGTGTTGCTACATGGTTTAGGCTAAACATGTCATGTCCTATGTGTCGAAATTCGCCACTTCCAACATCCCTTGCTCAAGTTACACCAGTGGTAAACTACACATGA
- the LOC123911046 gene encoding vacuolar protein sorting-associated protein 60.1-like: protein MKRVFGVKKNKEPPPSIEDANDRITKRGDTVDEKIKKLDVELNRYKEQIKKTRPGPAQEAVKARAMRVLKQKRMYEGQRDMLYNQTYNLDQVQFAAEGIKDAQQTMSALKSANKELKGMMKTVKIQDIDNLQDEMMDLMDVSNEIQETLGRSYSVPDDIDEEELMGELDALEADMENESEGVPSYLQPDKEPDFDAELNLPSAPTGQTVLPHGRSNPQPEDELGLPAVPRASLRG from the exons ATGAAGAGAGTTTTTGGCGTAAAAAAGAACAAGGAACCACCTCCTTCAATTGAAGATGCTAACGATAGG ATTACGAAACGAGGTGATACCGTGGATGAGAAGATTAAGAAGCTTGATGTTGAACTTAATAGATATAAAGAACAGATTAAGAAAACAAGACCTGGTCCTGCTCAGGAAGCTGTTAAAGCTAGAGCCATGCGAGTTCTTAAACAGAAGAGAAT GTATGAAGGGCAGCGTGACATGCTGTACAATCAGACATACAATCTTGATCAAGTTCAGTTTGCTGCTGAAGGAATTAAAGATGCTCAACAAACT ATGTCAGCGTTGAAGTCTGCCAACAAGGAATTGAAGGGAATGATGAAAACTGTGAAGATCCAAGACATTGAT AACTTGCAAGATGAGATGATGGACCTGATGGATGTAAGTAATGAAATCCAAGAGACTCTGGGTAGAAGCTATAGTGTTCCTGATGACATTGACGAGGAGGAACTTATGGGCG AACTTGATGCACTGGAAGCAGACATGGAAAATGAATCTGAAGGAGTCCCCTCCTACCTCCAACCTGATAAAGAACCTGATTTTGACGCAGAGCTTAACTTACCTTCAGCTCCAACAGGACAAACAGTTTTGCCACATGGAAGATCCAATCCCCAA CCTGAAGATGAACTCGGGTTACCTGCTGTCCCTCGAGCCTCTCTACGTGGTTAA
- the LOC123910823 gene encoding nudix hydrolase 26, chloroplastic isoform X2, which translates to MSICRFGYSPVNHICSFPKYPHKLVKFPSLPLSALSRSSSSTMEAPPEGYRRNVGICLINTHKKVFAASRLDIPNSWQMPQGGIDEGEDPRSAAIRELREETGVSSAEVIAEAPFWLTYDFPPKVRERLNIQWGTDWKGQAQKWFLFKFTGQDQEINLLGDGTEKPEFGEWSWISPEQVIDLAVDFKKPVYKEVLAAFAPHLQ; encoded by the exons ATGTCTATATGCCGATTCGGCTATTCTCCTGTGAACCATATTTGTTCTTTCCCGAAATACCCTCACAAACTCGTTAAATTCCCTTCGCTGCCACTTTCTGCACTCTCGCGTTCTTCGTCATCAACGATGGAAGCTCCTCCAGAAGGTTATCGCAGAAACGTTGGAATCTGTCTCATCAATACTCACAAAAAG GTTTTCGCGGCTTCAAGATTGGATATTCCAAATTCATGGCAAATGCCTCAG GGTGGTATTGATGAAGGTGAGGATCCTAGAAGTGCTGCTATTAGAGAACTAAGAGAAGAAACTGGAGTTAGTTCAGCAGAAGTCATTGCTGAG GCACCTTTCTGGTTAACTTATGACTTCCCACCAAAAGTCAGGGAGAGATTAAATATTCAGTGGGGAACTGATTGGAAGGGGCAGGCACAAAAATG GTTTCTTTTTAAGTTCACTGGGCAAGATCAAGAAATCAATCTTTTGGGTGATGGTACCGAGAAACCTGAGTTTGGGGAATGGTCATGGATATCACCAGAACAAGTAATTGACCTT GCAGTGGATTTCAAGAAGCCTGTCTACAAGGAAGTCCTTGCAGCGTTTGCTCCACATCTGCAATA a
- the LOC123910756 gene encoding uncharacterized protein LOC123910756 — MNSIESSNQNNVLPNPPTNPIKSKFKIFAFQTLPLIILFTAIFLGFTTTNYYKVHYLKYSLKSKTPFHSIRSLFSPPKPIPTPSHCLLWMSPFLSGGGYSSEGWSYILSLHGHRKIHSFRLAIEHHGDLQSLDFWEGLPQNMKNLAIELIQTKCNMNETIVVCHSEPGAWYPPLFETFPCPPSYYHHFKAVIGRTMFETDRVNVEHVERCNRMDYVWVPTEFHRSTFIESGVVPSKVVKIVQPIDVEFFDPVKYKPLDLGSTAKLVLGSEVKKGFVFLSIFKWEYRKGWDVLLRSYLKEFSKDDSVALYLLTNPYHTDGDFGNKILDFVENSEVEEPVSGWASVYVIDTHIAQSELPRVYRAADAFVLPSRGEGWGRPLVEAMSMSLPVIATNWSGPTEFLTEDNSYPLAVDRMSEVMEGPFEGHLWAEPSESLLRVLMRQVMDNPAEAKARGRKAREDMIRQFSPEIVADIVADQIQDILGR; from the coding sequence ATGAATTCCATTGAATCATCAAACCAAAACAATGTTCTTCCCAATCCACCAACCAACCCcatcaaatcaaaattcaaaatttttgcATTTCAAACACTCCCCTTAATCATTCTATTTACAGCAATCTTCTTAGGTTTCACAACAACAAATTACTATAAAGTTCATTACTTGAAATACTCCCTCAAATCAAAAACCCCTTTTCATTCAATTAGGTCACTTTTTTCACCCCCAAAACCAATTCCTACACCCTCCCATTGTCTTCTATGGATGTCTCCTTTTCTTTCAGGTGGTGGGTATAGCTCAGAAGGTTGGTCTTACATTTTATCTCTTCATGGTCATAGAAAAATTCATTCTTTTAGGTTAGCAATTGAGCATCATGGTGATCTTCAATCTTTGGATTTTTGGGAGGGTTTGCCACAAAATATGAAGAATTTAGCTATTGAATTGATCCAAACTAAGTGTAATATGAATGAGACTATTGTGGTTTGTCATAGTGAACCTGGTGCTTGGTACCCTCCATTGTTTGAAACTTTTCCATGTCCACCATCATATTATCATCATTTTAAGGCTGTGATTGGTAGGACTATGTTTGAGACTGATAGAGTGAATGTCGAACATGTCGAGCGGTGTAATCGGATGGACTATGTTTGGGTTCCTACTGAGTTTCATAGGTCTACATTTATTGAAAGTGGTGTTGTTCCTTCCAAGGTGGTGAAGATTGTTCAACCTATTGATGTGGAATTCTTTGATCCTGTCAAGTACAAGCCATTGGATCTTGGTTCGACGGCGAAACTGGTTTTAGGTTCTGAGGTGAAGAAGGGTTTTGTGTTTTTAAGTATTTTCAAGTGGGAGTATAGGAAAGGGTGGGATGTGTTGTTAAGATCATATTTGAAGGAATTTTCGAAAGATGATAGTGTTGCTTTATATTTGTTAACAAATCCATATCATACTGATGGGGATTTTGGGAACAAAATATTGGATTTTGTTGAGAATTCTGAAGTTGAAGAACCGGTTAGTGGTTGGGCTTCGGTCTATGTTATTGATACACACATTGCACAAAGTGAATTGCCGAGGGTTTATAGGGCAGCTGATGCTTTTGTTCTTCCTTCGAGAGGAGAAGGATGGGGAAGACCTCTGGTGGAAGCAATGTCAATGTCGTTGCCGGTGATTGCTACGAATTGGTCTGGACCAACTGAATTTTTGACAGAGGATAATAGCTATCCACTAGCAGTAGATAGAATGAGTGAAGTAATGGAAGGTCCATTTGAAGGACATCTTTGGGCTGAACCTTCCGAATCTCTACTTCGGGTTCTTATGAGGCAGGTGATGGATAATCCCGCTGAGGCTAAAGCCAGAGGTAGAAAGGCGAGGGAGGACATGATAAGACAGTTCTCGCCTGAGATTGTGGCAGACATTGTTGCCGACCAAATACAAGACATACTAGGGAGGTAA
- the LOC123911128 gene encoding RING-H2 finger protein ATL70-like: protein MNNTSNSDNPLENLNILTYYYIGLSFALIFLMVFIALFSCYCNNRNRQNRLQFRGRNSNRPMVITETDNEVNMDVCEEEQDSILNSYPVLLFSQVKLHHKDDSTSLICSICLADYKDSELLRLLSDCGHFFHKECVATWFRLNMSCPMCRNSPLPTPIAQVTPLANQTTHD, encoded by the coding sequence ATGAACAACACTTCCAATTCTGATAACCCTTTAGAGAACTTAAATATAttaacatattattatattgGACTGTCTTTTGCTCTTATCTTCCTCATGGTGTTCATAGCTCTATTTTCATGTTACTGTAACAACAGAAACCGCCAAAACAGGCTGCAATTTAGAGGAAGAAATTCTAACAGACCAATGGTCATCACAGAGACGGATAATGAAGTGAATATGGACGTTTGTGAGGAAGAACAAGATTCCATTCTTAATAGTTACCCTGTTTTGTTGTTCTCTCAAGTCAAGCTTCACCATAAAGATGATTCAACATCACTCATTTGCTCAATTTGTTTGGCAGATTATAAAGATTCAGAGTTGTTGCGACTCTTATCTGATTGTGGTCATTTTTTTCATAAGGAATGTGTCGCTACATGGTTTAGGCTAAACATGTCATGTCCTATGTGTCGGAACTCGCCACTTCCAACACCCATTGCTCAAGTTACACCATTGGCAAACCAAACAACACATGATTGA
- the LOC123910681 gene encoding exocyst complex component EXO70A1-like yields the protein MGIAMGGTDLLSEKAALMRESLQKSQTITDNVVTILGSFDHRLSALETAMRPTQIRTHSIRKAHENIDKTLKAAEIILSHFDQFRQAEAKILKGPHEDLENYLEAIAKLRSNIQFFGSKNSFKNSDGVVSHASSLLNKAISKLQDEFNQLLLSYSKPVEPERLFDCLPNSMRPSSPGHEGDHNGKSNHHSESHNNNADAVVYTPPALIPPRILPLLHDLAQQMIEAGHRPQLLTMYREARSNVLEESLQKLGVEKLNKDDVQKLQWEILEAKIGNWIHFMRIAVKLLFAGERKVCDQIFEGFDSLAEQCFAEVTTNSVSMLLSFGEAIAKSKRSPEKLFVLLDMYEIMQELHSEIETLFKGKACAAIRDAAMALTKRLAQTAQETFGDFEEAVEKDATKTAVTDGTVHPLTSYVINYVKFLFDYRSTLKQLFQEIEGGTDSSQLATVTMRIMQALQINLDGKSKQYKDPALTHLFLMNNIHYIVRSVRRSEAKDLLGDDWVQRHRRIVQQHANQYKRNAWAKILQCLSIQGLASSGGGSSNAGGDGGAGSSSGASRALVKERFKTFNVMFEELHQKQSQWTVPDSELRESLRLAVAEVLLPAYRSFVKRFGPLVESGKNPQKYIKYIAEDLDRMLGEFFEGKNMNETKR from the exons atgggaATAGCAATGGGTGGTACTGATTTATTGAGTGAAAAAGCAGCTTTGATGAGAGAGTCTCTTCAAAAAAGCCAAACGATCACAGACAACGTTGTCACCATTCTTGGTTCCTTTGACCACCGTCTCTCCGCCCTTGAAACCGCCATGCGTCCAACTCAG ATTAGGACTCATTCTATTAGAAAAGCTCATGAGAATATTGATAAGACTTTGAAGGCTGCAGAGATTATATTGTCTCACTTTGATCAATTTCGTCAG GCAGAGGCAAAAATACTCAAAGGGCCGCATGAAGACCTGGAAAACTATCTTGAAGCAATTGCTAAGTTGAGAAGCAACATTCAGTTTTTTGGCAGTAAGAATAGTTTTAAGAATAGTGACGGTGTTGTCAGCCATGCCAGTAGTTTGCTAAATAAAGCTATTTCGAAGCTACAGGACGAGTTTAATCAGCTATTATTATCTTACAG CAAACCTGTGGAACCCGAGCGTCTCTTTGACTGCCTTCCAAACTCGATGCGACCTTCGTCACCTGGTCATGAGGGTGATCATAATGGCAAGTCCAATCATCATTCTGAGTCTCACAACAATAATGCTGATGCTGTTGTGTACACACCTCCCGCTCTTATACCACCAAGAATTTTGCCACTGCTACATGATTTAGCTCAGCAAATGATTGAAGCTGGTCACCGACCACAGTTACTCACAATGTACAG GGAAGCCCGTTCTAATGTATTGGAAGAAAGTCTTCAAAAACTTGGTGTTGAGAAACTCAACAAAGACGATGTTCAAAAGCTGCAGTGGGAGATTTTGGAAGCCAAAATCGGAAACTGGATTCATTTCATGCGAATAGCA GTGAAATTGTTGTTTGCTGGTGAGAGGAAAGTTTGTGATCAGATATTTGAAGGCTTTGATTCACTTGCTGAACAGTGTTTTGCCGAGGTGACTACAAATAGTGTGTCTATGCTACTTAGCTTTGGAGAAGCAATAGCCAAAAGCAAGAGATCTccagaaaaattatttgtactttTGGACATGTATGAAATAATGCAAGAGCTGCATTCAGAG ATTGAAACACTTTTTAAAGGCAAAGCTTGTGCGGCAATCAGAGACGCTGCAATGGCTTTGACAAAACGACTTGCACAAACTGCGCAGGAGACCTTTGGAGATTTTGAAGAAGCAGTTGAGAAAGACGCTACAAAGACTGCAGTAACAGATGGAACTGTTCATCCTTTGACTAGCTATGTTATTAACTATGTCAAGTTTTTGTTTGA CTATCGGTCCACCTTGAAGCAACTTTTCCAAGAAATTGAAGGTGGAACTGATTCTTCCCAGCTAGCTACTGTAACAATGCGAATAATGCAAGCTTTACAAATCAATCTAGATGGAAAATCAAAGCAGTATAAAGACCCCGCATTGACACATCTTTTTCTCATGAACAATATTCATTATATTGTCAGATCGGTTCGGAG GTCTGAAGCCAAGGATTTGCTTGGTGATGATTGGGTACAAAGACATAGGAGGATTGTGCAGCAGCATGCAAATCAATACAAAAGAAATGCTTGGGCAAAG ATTCTTCAGTGCTTATCTATTCAGGGACTTGCCTCATCAGGTGGTGGGAGTAGTAATGCAGGCGGTGATGGCGGAGCTGGAAGTAGTAGTGGTGCTTCAAGAGCCCTTGTTAAAGAAAG GTTTAAGACATTCAATGTTATGTTTGAGGAACTCCATCAGAAACAATCACAATGGACAGTTCCAGACAGCGAATTGCGAGAGTCTCTTAGGCTTGCAGTTGCTGAAGTCTTGTTGCCTGCCTACAGATCATTCGTGAAACGTTTTGG GCCTCTAGTGGAGAGTGGAAAGAATCCTCAGAAGTACATAAAATACATCGCAGAAGATCTAGATCGAATGTTGGGCgaattttttgaaggaaaaaacaTGAATGAAACCAAGCGGTAA